The stretch of DNA AGGTCGTGGCCCAGGTGACCCCGACCAGCGGCGATGAGCTGGATATTGCACTCGGCTTTTCGGCTCATGCCTGGGACAAGGTTCGCGGCTTTGAACAGGACGGACAGGGCTCGCTCAGCGGCCGTATGGGGAAAAAAGTTCGCCTGCGCTTTAAGCGCCGGGAGGCGGTATGAAACGGCTAACGCTTGCCGCTCAGTCACCGGATGAAGCCCGGCTGCGGCGCTGGATTGGCTCCGGCTGGCGGCTGCCGTTTTCCCTTGAGGGCGTGCCGGGTGAGCTTCGCCTGCTGCCGTCATCAAAGGCTGAGCAAACGGCGGCGCAGGCTGAAACTTTTCACTGTGCGGCAGGTGCATTGATATTTAGTGACCCGCTGCCTGTGCTGAGGCTGATGGCCGACTGCCCGGCGCTGCCCGGCGTTTCCACCGAAGATAATACCTGGTACTGGCGCTATTTCAGCCAGCAGCTCAGCCCTCAGCTGGCCGGGCTATTTGAATTTATGCAGCCTGCCGATGCGCAGGAAAAACCCGACATTACGCTACGCCTTGAGGTCAGCCTCGGCGAAGAAAGTGCCGGCACGCGGCTGTCCCTCTCCTGGGCCACGCTACACCAGTTCACGCAGTTTGCGGGCTGGCAGCGGCGAAGCGTGCCGCTTAACCCACAACTCCCCCTCCAGCTGCCGCTGACCGTCGGCAAACTCCAGCTTTCGACAGGCTTCGCCCGCTCTCTGGCCGTCGGAGATTTGCTGCTGCCGACGGAAGTCTTTTTCTCGCCAGAAGGACTCGGCGTGATGCCGCTGGCGCGGCGACAATTTCAGGTTCAGCTGGAACTGGCGAGCGAAACGACTCACAGAGATTTACTACACATTACGTATAGCGAGGAGCTAACCATGACTTACCCGAACGTCCCCCTGGAGTACCACGAGCAGCAGGACGGCGAAGAAGTGGTACCCAGCGGGGAATGGCAAACAACACGGGGGAGTTTCGACGATTTGTCGCTGGATTTGACCATCCGCTGCGGCAATTTGCAGCTGACGCTCGGCGAGCTGCAGCAGCTGGATGCGGGCTCGACGGTATTGGTGCAGCACGTTACGCCGGGCGAGGCGCTGTTGTGTCACGGTAACAGCCTGTTGGCCAAGGGCGAGCTGGTGGATGTTAACGGCACGCTCGGTTTCCAGGTGACCCGCATGCTTCGCCAGGCAGGTTCGTCCCTGGAACCCGTCTGATGGCCGAGAATATCAGCTCATTCAATCCGCTGGCGCTGGCCATCCTGCTGGGGGCCATTTCACTGCTGCCCCTGCTGCTGATGATAACCACCAGCTTTCTCAAGATTTCGATGGTGCTGATGCTGACGCGTAACGCCATCGGGGTGCAGCAAACGCCGCCCAACATGGCGCTCTACGGCATCGCGCTCGCCGCCACGCTGTTCGTGATGGCCCCGGTATTTGACGGGATGCAAACCCGCTTTAAGGAAAAGCCCCTCGACACCACCAGCGCCGAGCGTTTAGAGAACAGCCTGCAGTACGGCATCAAGCCGCTGACCGACTTTATGCTGCGCAACAGCGATCCGGATCTGGAAACGCACCTGATGGAAAACAGCCAGCGCATGTGGCCTAAAGATCTGTCGGAAAAGGTTGTGCACCAGCGCGACAACCTGCTGATCCTGATCCCTTCTTTCGTACTCTCAGAGCTGCAAAACGGCTTCAAAATCGCCTTTTTAATCTTCATTCCCTTCCTGGTAGTGGACCTGATTGTCTCCAACGTGCTGCTGGCGCTCGGGATGCAAATGGTGTCACCGATGACCATCTCTTTGCCGCTCAAAATCCTGCTGTTTGTCATGGTGAGCGGCTGGACGCGCCTGCTGGATGGCCTGTTCTACAGCTATATGTGAGGACGTTATGGACATGATCTACATGTTTAAGCAGGCGGTACTGATGGTGGTGGTGCTCTCCGCGCCGCCGCTGGTTGTCGCCGTGCTGGTGGGCATCGTGGTCTCTTTGCTGCAGGCGGTGTTCCAGCTCCAGGATCAGACCCTGCCCTTCGCCATCAAGCTGGTCGCGGTTGGCACCACGCTAGCCCTGAGCGGCCGCTGGATTGGCCTGCAAATGGTTGAGCTGGCGCAATCCGCCTTTACCATGATGGCCGCCTCCGGAACCCTGCGATGATTGCCGCCGAGCTGACGCCTGTCTTCAACGGCATGCTGGCACTCGGGCTGGCGATAGCCCGCATTTATCCCTGCGTTCTGCTGACGCCGCTGTTCGCGTTCTCCGCCCTGAAAGGCATGATCCGCACGGCGATTGTCGTGCCGCTGGCGCTCTTCGTGACGCCCACCATCGTTCCAATGCTAACCCACGCGCCGCATACGCCGTGGGGCATTGTCGCCATGATGCTCAAAGAAGTCGTATTGGGCATTTTTCTCGGCTACCTGCTGGCGCTCCCCTTCTGGCTGATTGAGTCGGTTGGCGTGCTGTTTGATAACCAGCGCGGGGCGCTTAGCGGCGGCCAGCTTAACCCGGCGTTGGGCGCCGACGAAACGCCGCTCGGCTATATGCTTTTACAGTGGTCGATGATGGTGCTTATCGTCAACTTTGGCCTGTCCCTCGCCACCCAGGTTATCTGGGACAGCTATCGGCTGTGGCCGGTAGACAGCTGGCTGCCAGACTTCCGCGAGCAGGGTTTCCTGGTATTCCTCGCCCAGGTGAAGCAGATGTTTGTCGACACTATTCTGTACGCGGGCCCGCTGGTGCTGCTGCTGCTGTTTCTCGACTTTGCCGTGGGCGTACTCAGCATCTACAGCCCACAGCTGCAGGCCACGGTGCTGACCGTGCCGCTAAAATGCATCGCCGGGCTGCTGTTCTTCATCTTTTATCTGCCCACGCTCGAGTATTTTGCCGGCCATCAGTTCAGCACCCTGCGCGACATGATCCCCCATCTGGCGGATATTCTTCCTGCCCGTCAAACCACCTGGTAACGCCGCTTCGGAGGGTGCCAAACCGTGAGTGAAAAAACAGAGAAGGCCAGCCCCCACAAGCTGCAGGAAGCCCGTAAAAAAGGCCAGGTCAGCCAGAGCCAGGACATTCCCAAGCTGCTGATCATGTTTGGCGTGCTGCAGCTTATTTTTTCGATGATGGAAGCCAGCATGGCGAAGCTGCAGTCGCTGATGATCCTGCCGCTGCAGCGCCTGAGCAGCCCGTTCAGCCAGGCCTTAGGGGAAGTTGGCGGCGCGGCGCTGCTGACCGTTGGGGTGTTTTTTATGATGACGGTGGGCACCGTTATCCTGTTGCGCATCGCCGCGGGCTGGATCCAGTTTGGCCCGCTGTTTGCCATCGCCGCGCTGGCCCCGAAGCTCGAGGCGCTAAACCCGCTGAATAAATTCAAAGAGATGTTTTCGGTGAAGCAGTTTATTCAGATCCTCAACAGCCTGCTGAAGGCCATCACCCTTTCAGTGGTGTTCTGGCTGCTGATCAAGCCTCGCCTGTCGCAAATGGCCAATCTGTCAGGCGGCACGCTGGACGGCTTCTGGCACGCGGGCGTGGCGATGCTGGAAACCCTCGCCCACACCATCGTTGGCGTCATGCTGGTGTTTTCGGTGGCCGACTTCGCGCTGCAGAAATACTTCTTCCTCAAGCAGAACCGCATGAGCCACGAGGACGTGAAAAACGAATATAAGCAAATGGAAGGCGACCCGCACACCAAAGGCCACCGCAAGCACGTGGCCCACGAAATTCTCAACGCGCCGGCGAAAAAGGTCACCCCGCAGGAGATGGAAAAAGCCGACGTTCTGCTGGTAAACCCGACGCACTTCGCCGTGGGTCTGCGCTATCTCCCGGACGAAACGCCGCTGCCGGTGCTGCTGTTTAAAGCCCAGGACGAAGACGCCAAAGCGCTGATCAAACTGGCCCACGCCGCCAAAATTCCGGTGGTGCGCTACGTCTGGCTCACCCGTAATCTTTACCGCACCACCGAAGAAGGGGCCTATATTCCGCGCGACACGCTAAAAGCGGTGGCCGCCATCTATCGCCTGCTGCGCAAGCTCGAAGGCCGCCTGAAGGGTGAGACGATTGAGTTTGAGGAGTAATGGGGCGATCGCCTGTCGGCGAATACCCACGATTATGCCAGGCCCGGCTAAGGTTCCGTTCACTTCCAGCCTCGTTTCATATGTCACCCCGAACCGGTGAACGTCCAGCTTTTCCCCCATCAACAACGTCGCTTCTGGTTTTTACCCTCACCCTAACCCTCTCCCTGGAAGGGAGAGGGAATAAACAATGTTTCACGTTGGCTGTTTTCCCCCTCTCCCTCTGGGAGAGGGTCGGGGTGAGGGTCGAATTGTTCCCGGCTCTCATCGCCCCCGGTTATGACCCAACTCAGGCGGGGTTGAGCTCGCCGGGCGCCGGGGCTGTCCGGGGGATGGCGTTATCCCCTGGACACGTTCACTACGCTCGGTGACAGCATATGAGCTTGTACTTAAGGTGAACGGAACTCCACCTATCTCGGCATAATCAGACGGGAATAAGACAAAAAAAGACCGGCCTCCACGCAATTAACGCAGAAAACCGGTCAAACAGAGGGCGAAGAAGAGTCTGGCGAAAGGACGTGTGGCGCCGTTAATCTGCGCACACGTCAAAAAGAACATCTGTGGACTACAGCACAATCACTCAGGCAAGCGCGGCGGAAGCCAGGTTCAGCAGCGCGCCGTGATGGTGCTTCATGGCATCTTTGATGATGTTGCCGTTAAACAGCTGCGCATCGGCGTTCACCAGCAGGCTGGAAGAACCGTTGCCCGGCGCCGTTGCGGAGCCCGGAATTGAGCCGCCCACCATAGAAGTTTTCAGATCGTTTTTTGCCGACTGGAAGGCTTTCAGCGAGTCGCCGCTCAGCGGTTTGCTGTTTTTCAGCGCATCTTCCCAGCTGGATGGGCCTTTACCGATGTGAACCAGGCCCGGCATACCGGCACCGGCGCTCTGCGGCTTGCCGTAGATTTCCGGGTGCTGGTCCATAAATTTACCGATTTCAGCACGGGTTTCTTTAGAGCCGCCGTCCACTTTACCGCCGCCGCCCAGCATGGCGCTCAGGCCGCTGGTGTCGGATTTCACGTCATCCAGCGCCTGCAGGCCCATTTTGCTGCCTAACTGGCTGCCCATGCTGTTACCGAGCTGGTTAAAGCTATTGGCGCTGTTGGCGCTGGTGGTAGACAGCGGCAGCTGGACCAGGCCAATGCCGGTAGATGGTGACTGCAGGCCGTTGCTCATGCCGCTATTGAACGCGTTCATGTTGCCTGCGCCCGCCTGGCTGTTGAACGGGCTGTTCTGGGCGTTCACGCCCATCTGCTGGAGCACCTGCTGGAGCATCTGCTGCATGTTGCTCGCCGCCAGCGTATTCCCCATGCTCGCCCCACCCTGACTCTGCGGAGACATAAAGGTGTTGTTGTTATTGTTACCGTTCATGCCGCCGGAGAACAGCAGGTTGGTCAGTTTGGATGCAATGTCGTTTACCATCTGGTCGCCCACGTTCTTCAGCAGGTTCGCAGCCATACCTTCAGGGGTAGCATTCAGCGCCATCTGCGGTAATGCAGTGGCCAGATTCAGCATATTTCCAATCGTACTCATTAGATTACCTCAACATGACTTCGGGGTTGATACAGGCGACCAGCCCTGCTGGTTCGCAGTATAAAGACGCCTGTTAAGTGAAAAGAAACCGGCTTCGGTTCCACAAAACTGCATAACATCAGGAAAAAAATGATTTTTTTAAACGGACAGGCGTGAAGGCATCCACGCCTGCTGTCGTACTCAGCGCACCGGCATCTGCGTGTAGTCCTGCACGCCGTTACGCATGTCGCCCGGCCACCAGATGGTCAGGTGGTGGCTGTCCGACAGCGGCCGACACGCCACGCTGTCGCAGCCGTTGTCATTGCGGGTGGCGCAGCCGCTCAGGACAAACGCCAGCGCCACCAGTAACAAAATGGAAGGTTTCATAATCACTCCTTAGCGAAGGACGGGGCGCGGCGGCAGTAAATAGCTGCGCGATCTCGATGAGTTAACCGGCAGCGAAGATGAGGTCGTCAGCAGCGACTGGCGGCTACGGCGCCCTTCTCCCCGCGTGCGGTAGGCGATGTAAACTTCTGCCGACTGGCCCGGAGCAAGGTTTCCACCCGGCCACGCGGCCACCGCCAGCACGTCGTCGTCGCGGCAGTTGGACTCGTCAAAGCGCTGCGGCTTACCGCTGATATTGCGGATAAGCCCCACGCTTATCTGTACCGAAGAATTGCTGTACCACTGGCTGTGGGAGCTGTCGGATGAGAGCCCTGGCCCTACGTTACACAGTTGACCAATCCCCACGCCTTCGCCGCCCGCCTGGAAACCGGTGGGTACTTTATCTTCCGCAAGATCACGCATGGCGTTTTCGATATCACCTTTCATCGAGCTGTAGCGCTGGCGGAGCTGCACTTCGTTCATCGCCGAAGAGAGCTGCTGGCGATCCTGCTCGTCGATGTAGCGCGTCGGGTCTACCTGGTCGCCCACCAGATGAGGCGTAATGATGAACAGGCGCTCACGCTGGGAGGTTTCATGGCTGGTGTAGGAGAAGAATTTCCCCAGGTAAGGGATATCGCCCAGCAGCGGAATACGGTGGTCGGTGTCGCCGGTTTCACGGGAATGGAAGCCGCCCATCACCAGCGAACCGTTCTGCTGTACCAGCGCCTGAGTGCTGACCGTGGCGCGCTTAGCCCCGGTTGCCACCCCGTCATCGTTGACCTGCACCTTGCCGTCTTCCACATCCACCACCAGCTGCACCGTGCTGGTTGGCCCGTTGCCGATGGCGCGGGGAACAACCTGCAGGCTGGTTCCGGCGGTGACGGGCTCAATGGTCGCCACGCGCTCGCCGGTGGCGGTAATAAAGGCGGTGTCGCTCATGTCGATCACCGCCGGCTGGTTCTCCAGCGTCAGGATAGAAGGGTTCGCCACGATGGAGGCATTGCCCTCGCCTTCCATCGCCTGAATCTGGGCAAAGAAACGGCTGTAGTCGGTCACAAACAGCGTGCCCGCCCCTTGCAGCATTGAAGAACCGGCGGTGATATTGCCGAACGTGCCGCTGAGATTGCTGGAGAATTTCGAAAACGCGTGGCGATCGACATCAATAATCATGGCGTCGATCTCCACCAATTTTTGCGGGACGTCGATCTGTGAGATCAGCGCCTGATACTGATCACGGCGCTTAGGATCGTCCCTGACCAGCAGGGCGTTGTTGCGCACGTCGGCGGAAACCAGCGGGTTCATTTCGCCGTCGTCATCGCCGCCCGCGCCGCGAAGTCGGCTGTCCTGGCCCTGAATCAGCCCGGAGAGAATATTGTCCGACTGTTCCTGGAATGACTTATTCAGCGTTTCACGGGAAGAGCCTTCACCGCCGGGGACGATCCCCTGCGAAGAGCGGGTGCTTTTCTTGCCCAATAATTCGTTGAGGATGCTGGCCACGCCGGGCACCAGCAGCGTTTTCTCGCGGTATTTGATTTCGCGATCGGCGACCGAAGCGTACTTAAGCGGGAACGCCATCATCTCTTTGTTCTGCTTTTTGTCTTTGTCTTTGGCGCTAAAGTCCGCCACCAGCGCGACGTACTCCGGCGGGCCGGTGACAATCACCACGCCATCGTCCGGCAGCTCGCCATAGCCGAACTTGTCTTCCAGAAGGCCGACGTCTCGCAGCGCCTGTTTGAGATCCGGCGCGGCATCTGCCGAAACGGTGATACGTTTTGAGGTTTCTGCCGACTGCGGGCTGACGAACAGCGAGCCGTTGTAAACGAACCACTGGAAGCGGTACTGCAACGCGAGGCGGTCAAGGAAGGCCACGCCGCTGTCGGAACGCAGGCGTCCGTCCACCACGCTGTCGGGTACATCTCCTAAACGCAGATTCACGCCGTGGCTGCTGGCGAAATCCTGCAAGACGGTGCGCAGCGGCGTGCCCTGGGCAGAGTAAGCGTAGGCACCATTTTGCCAGTCGGCAGGCGTTTGAGCGCTGACGGCTGCGTTATAGCAACCAGCGGTAGCGGCCAGGGCAAACATGGCTGAGCGAAGTAAACGTGCGGGCTGATTCAACGACTCATTCTCCTGTAATCGACGGCACAAAGCGGTAGCCGTCAGGGATACAAACTGCGTTAAACAACGGCTTACGGATACAAATAAGCCGTTGACGGCATAACTAGTTGATAGAGTCGATAATCTCCTTGCTCAGGCTATGCTTGAGCGACCCCAGCTGGCTGTCGGTAAAGGTAGCCGCCGCTTCTTTCATCAGGGCGTTTTTAAATTCCACCATGTCGCCCATGCTCGGCGCGGGCTGTCCGAGGGTGCTCTGCGCCAGTTCGGCAACCGAGTGGTGCAGACGAGACAGCTGGCTGTCGAGATTGCGCTGAATATCAAAGGAATTGCTCATACGTTTCTCCTCGCGTTGAAATCGCATGATAAGTGGCGGTAGAACAGCGGAGGTTCCCGCCGCGGGAAAATTAACTTTGCGGCGGCTTAATTAGCGAGGCGCAGCAAATGCTGCTGAAGCGAAGCCCAACTGATGCTGAATTCGCCCTGCGCGGTTTGCAGCAGCAGAGTTTCTGCCGCCAGCGTATCGTCCACGCAGCGTGCCCAGCCATGCTGGGGATGCGAGGCCAGCCAGCCTGCCAGCGGCGCTTCATATTGTGAGGGGTGATAAAGGGTCACGTCCGTGGCGCGGGCGCTTGCGCCCTGAAGCTGGGTCAGCAGCGCCGTCAGCTTTTGCTGCTCGCTCAGGCCGCCAAACAGTTGCTCAAATGCCGCGCCGATCAACGTCTGAGCCTGGCTGACAACCCCGGCGCTTTGCGTGTCCCGTTCAGCCTGCCATTCGCTAAAAAAGTTTTCAGCCCGCTGCCAGAAGTCACGTTCTGCTTCTTCAACGCGGGCGATAACCAGCCGTCCGGCCTCTTGCTGAGCTTCAGCGATTATCCCCTCCGCCTGCTGCCGGGCTTCCACCAGTAAGTCTTCGCTTCTCAGGGTTGCCAGCGCCACCAGACTCTGCGCCTGCTGCTGCTCCAGCAAAACAGACTGCGGGAGCAGAACGCCTTCGATGACCTGCGCGTCATCCTCTAAGGCAACTTTACGGCCAATCCACATGCTTTATTGCTCCCGTGAAGAATCGTGCAATGCCCTCGCCTGCCGCTGCTGAACCTGCCAGAGCGCGCCGTCCCATAGCGCCTGCAGCCGGTTTAGCGGCGGCGTGGGGTCGTTCAGAAACGCCGCCTCACAAAGCTCAACGGCTGACTGAGGAAAACTGAATCGCAGCCGCTGCCAGGCCGCAGGCGTGAAAAGCGGGCGAAGCAGACAGAGCACCGCGACATTGTATTCGCCGCTGAAACAGAGGCTTGAGGGCAGCCAGACGCCGGGGCGCAGGCCGCGCATAAGCCGCTCACACCAGATGCGCTGCGGCTCGTCAAGCTGCCCTGCTCCGCTGCCCCGCTGGCAAACTTCCGCCACCAGCGCAAAGAGGATCTCGCGCTGAGACGGTTCAAAAGAAGCCAGCGTGAGCAGCCGGGCATCGGGGTTGTCCGGCAGGCAATCTTCCAGCGCCAGCATGGCGGACAAGGCCTGCGGCGATTGGCGCATCAGGCTCTGGCGTCGCGCTTCGTCCAGCCTGAACCAGGGCAGCCCGAACCAGCTGGCATCGGCCTGCTGCCAGAACCCGGCCTGCCACCAGCGAAGCCAGCCCGCCGCCAGCGCGTTATCCCGCTGAATCACCGCCCGTTACCGCCGCTCTGAAGGCACAACGGCCAGTTCGGTCGTAGCCGTATTTTTGCCACGCTTCATCGCCTTTAATTTCGGCACCAGCATAAAGATGCCGCCTAACAGCAACAGCAGGCCGATCAGTGAGAAGAACAGCGCTCTGACCGTGGCATATTGCGAAAGCGTCAGTTGGAAAGGCCCTAAGGTCACCAGTTCGACGCGGTCGTGATAGACCGCTGCGGGCACAAACACCACGGACAGCGCGCCGTCGTTTTTGCCCGAAAGCCCCGGAATACTCGCCGCCACCAGCCGGCGGATCCTCGGCTCAATGCTGTCGGGGTCCATGTCCGGGGTATACTTAATGAAGACCGAAGCCGACGCGGGCTGGACCGGCTCGCCGGGCGCGACGCGTTCAGGCAGCACGACGTTCACCCTCGCCACCACAACGCCGTCAATTTGCGAAAGCGTGGACTCCAGCTCCTGGGAAAGCGCATAGATATAGCGGGCGCGTTCCTCCAGCGGGCTGGAAATAATGCCGTTTTTCTGGAAAACCTCGCCGAGGTTAGTCCGCGCCTTATGCGGTAAACCGTTGGCGTTGAGAATGCGAACGGAACGTTCGATGTTGTCCTGGGCCACCAGCACGGTCACCCCGGTTTTATCAATTTGCTTGTCGGCTTCAATCTTGTATTTCGAGAGTTCGGAAATGATGTCATTGGCATCGTTTTCGGTCAGGCCGGTATTCAGGATGACCTGTGAGTCGCAGCCTGCCAGCAGCAGGACCAGCAGCCAGGGCTGCAGGATTTTTCGCCAGCGTCGTTGCATGGTGGATTACTGCAGGTTGGTCAGTTTATCGAGCCCCGAAATGCTCTTCGAGACGATTTTGGCGTTCATCATGCTCTCCAGGTAATAGTTCGAGAGCTGGTCGTCCACCTGGTTGAGCACCAGCGGATCGGTGGAGCGCGCGGCCTTACGCAGCACGTTATTCATCTGCTTCTGGTCACCCTCCATTTGCTTAAACATGCCGGAAGCTTTTTCAAACATCGCGGCAGGTTTCCCGCCAATTCCGCCCATCACAGAAACGGCTTCAGGCTGCTCAAGCGCGGCAGAAAAGAAAGCGGCATCGCTTTGGTTCGCGACATTGTTGCCGAACGGGATGGACGACTGAGTGGCCGGGTTGGATGCAACGCCCGGAGACTCGGGTTCTGGCAAAGGCATACCTGTCGCAGGATTAAGAATGTGCATATGAGAGATTCCGCCAGCAGAAAAAGAGATCAGGGATTCACGCTGCGGCGAATCCCTGATGAGCATTAGAAGGAAATTTTGTTCTGCGCCAGAGAACTGATCATGGTGGTGGCGGAGTTCTGGTAGCCGGACACGTAGGCGTTCTTACGGTCACGTTCAGCTTTGTCCAGAGAATCCTGCATCGATTTGTTTTCGATAGAGTCCATCTGAGACTGGAAGCTATCTGCCAGGCTGCCGCTTGCGCCTGCGTTGTTACCGGTATTGACTGATGGCATGATGTTTACTCCTCGTTAATTAAACAGCAAATGTTGTGTCATTCACGGATTAAGTGGCGCGGCGTAAACGGCAGTTCCAAAAAAAACGAAAAAATTAATTTTCCTTCTCTGTCAGAGACTTAATACGTTGATAAAGCGTCCTTCTTGGGATACCTAATTCATCTGCCGCGCTGACCACCCGATTTTCATGCCGTGAAAGGCAGTCTTCTATCAGGCTATATTCAATCCGCCGCAGCCTTTCACGCAGCCGCACGGAACGCATCTCCGGGTGCACAACCTGCCCCAGCGCCGGCAGCCCCAGCACAAACCTTTCGGCAGCGCCCTTCAGCTCACGAATATTCCCCGGCCAGCGGTGCATCAACAGCGCTTCACTCAGATTTTGCTGCATCGGCGGCAGCGCGCGGTTCAGCCGAATCGCCGACTCCTGTGCAAAACGGCGGAACAGAGGAATAATGCATTCCACTCGCTCCCGCAGCGCCGGGAGGGAAATTTTTATCGTCGTCAGGCGAAAGAAGAGATCCTGGCGAAACAGCTTTTGCTCCATCAGCTGGGCCAGAGGCTTCTGCGAGGCCACGATCACCCGCAGATTGAGCGAAATCGACTGCGTGCTGCCCAGCCGGCCAACGGTTCGGGTTTCTAACACCCGGAGCAGCTTGGCCTGCAGGCTCAGCGACATGCTGTCAATTTCATCCAGAAACAGTACGCCATTGTTGGCGCTTTCAATGTACCCGGCACGAGAATGGGTGGCACCGGTGTAGGCCCCGGCCGTCACGCCAAACAGTTCGCTTTCAGCCAGCGTTTCGGGAATGGCCGCGCAGTTAATCGGCACAAAGGCGCCCCGACAGCCGGAATGTTCGTAGATACGGCGGGCAAAGGTGTCTTTCCCGGTGCCCGTTTCGCCTTCCAGCACCAAATCAACCTTTAGAGGGGCTAACGTTTGCAGCCAGATATCCAGCCCGTCGTGCACGTTTTCAGAAGGGGGCAACGCCGCTGCCGACCGTGGCATATTCAAGTCGATATCGACAGGTATATGCTTTATCTCCCAATGATTCGAACTGTTTTCTTTCATAAATCCCCCGCTGCCTGGCTTATTCAAGGTCTGGCGTATGAGTCCCACTTATGAACCATAAACGTGAACCATAAAATGATTGCTGCCTGCTGCCGTGAGTCACCTGGGCAGCCCGCTGAATTAATGAGTTTTGTTTATGAGAAGCAGCGATAACCTATCACCGAGTCGAAGATTCACAATCAGGCAAAATTTTAGCGGCCTGTAGGAATATCCCTACACTGGAATACGGAATTAACTGTTCCGATGTCTGGATGGCAGGCTATTTTTTGCGTCACATAATTATCGGGAGGCAATGCTTACTGAGGTTAATTCCGTGAGCCACGCTGAAAAAAAATGTGGATTTTACAAGGTGTATCCAAATGTATTAAAAAGAATCAAAAGTTATCAGATAAAATTTAACTCAATGATTTTTATGTATAAATTTATTAAAAACAGAAAAAACATTGTTTATTACTCACCGGCAGAGGAAAAAATGAAGTTTTTTCTGACAGGTGCAAATTGTGAGACGGATCCTCCGACAGGATTTCCTCACAATCGGCCAGAGCAATAATATATATTTACTATTATTTACAATAAGAACCCACAACAGACACACCTATTTCTTTTTGAAATATATTTCACTTTTAGTATTTATGTTTAATTGGGAACATTCCTGGTCGTATTTGCTGCCATTAATCACGCCAATTTGGCCTGTCAAAGAAATAAACTGCTTTGTAACTAAAAAAAGCAACCGCCTCTTATCGAAGAAACGGCCGCTAAATTAGGCCTTTTTGTAAAGAAGAGAGCAAAAATAAACGCCCGCTATCAGGCGAATTTCGCCATGTGGCTGTTCACTTCATTCACGTAATTCGGATCGCCCAACGAGACGCTGGACAGGTTGTGCAGATTCACCTGATCGTCGCCGGAGTTATAGGCGCGCAGGGCGGCATCATAGCTGCCAAATTTCTCTTTGCCTTCTTTAAGCATCAGCGCCGAACACATGATCTGGTTGGCCGGCGAGTTCATGTCACTGCCCAGCTTATCCGGATATTTGCTCTGCATCGCACGGTAGGTGTCCGGGTTGATCTGGTTCATGCCGCTGTCGGTTAGCCCGTTGCCAGGGTTGGTCGACTTCGCGTTCACATCCCCGCCCGACTCCTGCATGGTCAGCGCGGCCAGCAGCTTGGCCGGGACGCCGGTTTCAGCGGAGGCTTTTTCATATTCTCCGCCAAACTGGGAGACGATTTTTTGCAGCGTAGGATCGCTGGTTTTCAGGCTGGTATCACCCGGAGGCAGGCTATCCGCAGACGGCCCGGACGCACCAGATGGCCCGCCAGAAGGTGCTGCTGCGAGGTTGTTCAGCGGGCGGCCGGCATCTCCGGCTCCATCGCTACCGCTGCTGCCCATGCCAGAACCTGAGCCTGAGCCGGAACCAATACCGCTCGTCGGTGAAGAGGAGTCGTCGTCGCCCTTATTTTGCCCGCTATTCATGTGGAAGAGCTGCATCAACTCTTTCAGGAACTGCTGCAGCATCTGCTGAAGCTCCTGCATCATGCCGTCGGCGGAACCGCTGCCGTCGCTTTGCGAAGCG from Cedecea neteri encodes:
- a CDS encoding lytic transglycosylase domain-containing protein; its protein translation is MQISSGPGGFSPLLPENHFPGLDGASPDSQNGGSNITAKLLLNNGGNTLAIPLALNFANTGAADKPSAINFGASPTGNNSPASSPANASQSDGSGSADGMMQELQQMLQQFLKELMQLFHMNSGQNKGDDDSSSPTSGIGSGSGSGSGMGSSGSDGAGDAGRPLNNLAAAPSGGPSGASGPSADSLPPGDTSLKTSDPTLQKIVSQFGGEYEKASAETGVPAKLLAALTMQESGGDVNAKSTNPGNGLTDSGMNQINPDTYRAMQSKYPDKLGSDMNSPANQIMCSALMLKEGKEKFGSYDAALRAYNSGDDQVNLHNLSSVSLGDPNYVNEVNSHMAKFA